The following proteins come from a genomic window of Rutidosis leptorrhynchoides isolate AG116_Rl617_1_P2 chromosome 10, CSIRO_AGI_Rlap_v1, whole genome shotgun sequence:
- the LOC139872437 gene encoding mitochondrial import inner membrane translocase subunit TIM17-2-like → MGTPETSREPCPDRILDDVGGAFGMGAVGGSAFHFLKGLYNSPSGQRFIGGAEAVRMNAPRVGGSFAVWGGLFSTFDCAMVYARQKEDPWNSIISGAATGGILSMRQGLRPAVRSAAMGGVLLAMIEGAGIMLNKFMSAQQPMPIMIDEGAQMPETSNSSGWFGGLFGGKEEEVKPSVHTEVLESFDTPIPPTFEFN, encoded by the coding sequence ATGGGTACACCGGAAACTTCACGAGAACCTTGCCCCGACCGAATCCTTGACGACGTCGGCGGTGCCTTCGGTATGGGCGCCGTAGGCGGCTCCGCCTTCCACTTCCTTAAAGGTTTATACAATTCACCGAGCGGTCAACGTTTTATTGGGGGTGCGGAAGCCGTTCGTATGAACGCTCCACGTGTCGGAGGATCATTCGCCGTATGGGGCGGTTTATTCTCAACCTTCGATTGCGCGATGGTGTACGCTCGTCAGAAAGAAGATCCATGGAATTCGATTATCTCCGGTGCGGCTACCGGAGGGATTTTATCGATGAGGCAAGGACTGCGTCCGGCAGTTAGGTCGGCGGCTATGGGGGGAGTGTTATTGGCTATGATCGAAGGTGCTGGAATTATGCTGAATAAGTTTATGAGTGCGCAACAACCGATGCCGATTATGATTGATGAGGGGGCTCAGATGCCGGAAACTTCGAATTCGAGTGGCTGGTTTGGGGGTTTGTTTGGTGGTAAGGAAGAGGAGGTGAAACCTAGTGTTCATACTGAAGTTTTGGAGAGCTTTGATACACCAATTCCTCCAACTTTTGAATTTAACTAa